A portion of the bacterium genome contains these proteins:
- a CDS encoding branched-chain amino acid ABC transporter permease produces the protein MNDTAVTAARPAKPVPAGAYLAPLAVLLLIIPYVAPAYQTILLSYGLAFAIAALALNLLLGYTGLLSFGHAAFFGAGAYAAGFMGKYWNIGSMEVFLAAGALSGVVIAALFGIVCVRYTKIFFSILVLALSQVLWSLAFKLFWVTGGTDGLRVPTPTLLGGLLGTPADKVAFLSHQYYYYTLGVFAICAGLMWLILHSPFGQALQAIRDNEVRAEFIGIRVRRYRWIAFVLSGMFAAVAGTLWAPLNGLATPEALYWPFSGEIVFMAVLGGFRTFSGPIIGAVVFNYLKAYAVGRTEYWQLLLGVVLVILVMAMPEGIMGALGRIGRRVRGES, from the coding sequence GTGAACGACACCGCCGTCACGGCCGCGCGCCCCGCGAAGCCGGTCCCCGCCGGCGCCTATCTGGCGCCGCTCGCCGTGCTGCTGCTCATCATCCCGTACGTCGCGCCGGCCTACCAAACGATCCTGCTCTCGTACGGGCTGGCGTTCGCGATCGCGGCCCTCGCCCTCAACCTGCTGCTCGGGTACACGGGCCTCTTGTCGTTCGGGCACGCGGCGTTTTTCGGCGCCGGTGCGTACGCGGCCGGGTTCATGGGCAAGTACTGGAACATCGGCTCGATGGAAGTGTTTCTCGCCGCGGGGGCGCTGTCGGGCGTCGTCATCGCCGCGCTGTTCGGCATCGTGTGCGTGCGCTACACGAAGATCTTCTTCTCGATCCTGGTGCTCGCGCTCTCACAGGTGCTGTGGAGCCTGGCCTTCAAGCTGTTTTGGGTGACCGGCGGAACCGACGGCCTGCGCGTCCCGACGCCCACCCTGCTCGGCGGCCTCCTGGGGACGCCGGCCGACAAAGTGGCGTTCCTCTCGCACCAGTACTACTACTACACGCTCGGCGTATTCGCGATCTGCGCCGGCCTGATGTGGCTGATCCTGCACTCGCCGTTCGGCCAAGCCCTCCAGGCGATCCGGGACAACGAGGTCCGCGCCGAGTTCATCGGCATCCGCGTCCGCCGGTACCGCTGGATCGCGTTCGTCCTGTCCGGCATGTTCGCCGCGGTCGCCGGCACGCTGTGGGCGCCGCTCAACGGCCTCGCCACGCCGGAGGCGCTCTACTGGCCGTTCTCCGGGGAGATCGTCTTCATGGCCGTGCTCGGCGGCTTCCGGACGTTCTCGGGCCCGATCATCGGCGCGGTGGTGTTCAATTACCTTAAGGCGTACGCGGTCGGCCGCACGGAGTACTGGCAGCTGCTGCTCGGAGTCGTGCTGGTGATCCTCGTCATGGCGATGCCCGAAGGCATCATGGGCGCCCTCGGGCGGATCGGCCGCCGCGTCCGCGGGGAGAGCTGA
- a CDS encoding ABC transporter ATP-binding protein produces the protein MTEPGTVLALHDVNTYRGQAHVLRNVSLAVHSGETVCLVGRNGAGKTTTMESLMGLLPLRSGSVTYHGREITGTAPHVRARLGIGYAPDDCGIFPDLTVAEHLRIGAWLAGTERAKDGGRARHSDAIDELFPELRRLAPRKGLHLSGGEKKMVAIARSMSLLPSVLLLDEAFEGLAPVVVNRFADAVRKIQDMGISMLIAESNVVSAAKVADRLYVIDRGEIVFQGTPADVFANESVMQMIRG, from the coding sequence ATGACCGAGCCCGGGACCGTGCTCGCGCTGCACGACGTCAACACCTACCGGGGCCAGGCCCACGTGCTCCGCAACGTGTCGCTCGCCGTGCACAGCGGCGAAACCGTGTGTCTGGTCGGCCGGAACGGCGCCGGCAAGACCACCACGATGGAAAGCCTGATGGGTCTCCTGCCCCTGCGCTCGGGTTCGGTGACGTACCACGGGCGGGAGATCACGGGGACCGCGCCGCACGTCCGGGCGCGGCTCGGCATCGGCTACGCGCCCGACGACTGCGGGATCTTTCCGGATCTGACGGTGGCGGAGCATCTGCGCATCGGGGCGTGGCTGGCCGGCACCGAACGCGCCAAGGACGGCGGCCGCGCGCGGCACAGCGACGCGATCGACGAGCTGTTTCCGGAGCTGCGGCGGCTCGCGCCGCGCAAGGGGCTGCACCTGAGCGGCGGCGAGAAGAAGATGGTCGCGATCGCCCGCTCCATGTCGCTGCTGCCGTCCGTGCTGCTCCTCGACGAGGCGTTCGAGGGCCTCGCGCCGGTCGTCGTGAACCGGTTCGCCGACGCCGTCCGCAAGATTCAAGACATGGGCATCTCGATGCTGATCGCCGAGTCGAACGTCGTGAGCGCCGCCAAAGTCGCCGACCGGCTGTACGTCATCGACCGCGGCGAGATCGTCTTCCAAGGCACGCCGGCCGACGTCTTTGCGAACGAGTCCGTCATGCAGATGATCCGCGGGTAG
- a CDS encoding branched-chain amino acid ABC transporter permease — MATLVVQALNTAVYTAVLFLIAGGLSLVYGVMRVVNLAHGNLYMLGAFVMAWAVGGAATGVVPPLLLLLLPVAGVTVGLVGAVIEPTLLRPLYNRAEEYQLLLTFGLLLILEDAIKFVFGPTPLSASTLWSAFGPISVLGSDYPAYNLLVITVGGVSAVLLWAFVYRTRFGVMLRATSQNRKMAVSLGINVRALYVLAFSIGCLMAGIAGAVIVPVQGAVLGMGVDALVLSFVVVVIGGLGSLEGALAGAFIVAVVRTLAITFFPELELAVLYLMAAAVLVTRPAGLFSRSSS; from the coding sequence ATGGCGACCCTGGTCGTCCAAGCTCTGAACACGGCGGTGTACACCGCCGTGCTTTTCCTGATCGCCGGCGGACTGAGCCTCGTGTATGGGGTCATGCGGGTCGTGAACTTGGCCCACGGCAACCTCTACATGCTCGGCGCCTTCGTAATGGCATGGGCGGTGGGCGGCGCGGCCACCGGGGTCGTGCCCCCGCTGCTGCTCCTCCTGCTGCCGGTCGCCGGTGTGACCGTCGGGCTGGTGGGCGCCGTGATCGAACCCACGCTGCTGCGCCCGCTCTACAACCGGGCCGAAGAATATCAGCTGCTGCTGACCTTCGGACTGCTGCTCATTCTCGAAGACGCGATCAAGTTCGTGTTCGGGCCGACGCCGTTGTCGGCCAGCACGTTGTGGTCGGCCTTCGGACCCATCTCGGTGCTCGGCTCCGACTACCCCGCCTACAACCTGCTCGTCATCACCGTCGGAGGGGTGAGCGCCGTCCTGCTCTGGGCGTTCGTGTACCGGACGAGGTTCGGCGTGATGCTGCGGGCGACGTCGCAGAACCGGAAGATGGCGGTCTCGCTCGGCATCAACGTCCGGGCCCTCTACGTGCTCGCGTTCTCGATTGGGTGCCTCATGGCCGGGATCGCCGGCGCGGTGATCGTCCCCGTGCAGGGCGCCGTACTCGGCATGGGCGTGGACGCGCTCGTCCTCTCGTTCGTCGTCGTCGTCATCGGCGGGCTGGGGAGCCTCGAAGGCGCGCTGGCCGGAGCTTTCATCGTGGCGGTCGTGCGTACGCTGGCGATCACGTTTTTCCCGGAGCTCGAACTCGCGGTCCTGTACCTGATGGCGGCCGCCGTGCTGGTCACGCGGCCCGCGGGGCTGTTCAGCCGGTCGTCCTCGTGA
- a CDS encoding ABC transporter ATP-binding protein, with protein MAQLLAAQGLRKSFGDNHAVDGVDFFVEQDRLVAIVGSNGAGKTTLVNLITGLLAPDEGTIVFAGRDVTTLPVFGRIKAGIARSFQLVNLFDLMTVLDNVRLAVFTRENKTHQALRLADRDRESEDEARGVLADFGLGDKWNVAAGGLAQGERKLLDVALAYALRPKLILLDEPTSGVGTREKSQIMDRIESVVRSRGLSAVIVEHDMDIVFKYSDTMVMMHEGRVLAAGAPEEVVRDERVAAMLGRTAAR; from the coding sequence ATGGCGCAGCTGCTCGCCGCGCAGGGGCTTCGGAAGTCGTTCGGGGACAACCATGCCGTCGACGGCGTCGACTTCTTCGTCGAGCAGGACCGTCTCGTCGCCATCGTGGGCTCGAACGGCGCCGGCAAGACCACGCTTGTGAACCTGATCACCGGCCTGCTGGCGCCGGACGAAGGGACGATCGTCTTCGCCGGGCGCGACGTCACGACGCTGCCGGTCTTCGGCCGCATCAAGGCGGGAATCGCGCGCAGCTTCCAGCTGGTCAACCTGTTCGACCTCATGACGGTGCTCGACAACGTGCGGCTGGCCGTCTTCACGCGCGAGAACAAGACACACCAGGCGCTGCGCCTCGCCGACCGCGACCGGGAGTCCGAGGACGAGGCCCGCGGGGTCCTCGCCGACTTCGGCCTGGGGGACAAATGGAACGTCGCGGCCGGGGGGCTCGCGCAGGGAGAGCGGAAGCTGCTCGACGTCGCGCTGGCCTACGCGCTCCGGCCGAAGCTGATCCTCCTTGACGAGCCGACGAGCGGCGTGGGCACGCGCGAGAAGAGCCAGATTATGGACCGCATCGAGTCGGTCGTGCGGTCGCGCGGCCTCAGCGCGGTCATCGTGGAACACGACATGGACATCGTCTTCAAGTACTCGGACACGATGGTCATGATGCACGAGGGCCGCGTGCTGGCCGCCGGCGCGCCGGAGGAGGTCGTGCGCGACGAGCGCGTGGCCGCGATGCTCGGGAGGACCGCGGCGCGATGA